The following proteins are encoded in a genomic region of Candidatus Latescibacterota bacterium:
- a CDS encoding pyridoxal phosphate-dependent aminotransferase, giving the protein MLAERMNRLGTETAFEVLARAKKMEAEGKDVVHLEIGEPDFDTPRNIIDAAIGALNNGFTHYGPSAGMLDVRQAFADFISRDRSVKIGPENIVVTPGAKPILFFSILALVDAGDEVVYPNPGFPIYESVINFVGAKPVPIPLREEKAFSFDLDEMKQLVNDKTKLIIINSPQNPTGGVLTPEDMKGIAELAQKHDAWILSDEVYSKMVYDGKHVSIYDYPEVMDRTILLEGHSKTYAMTGWRLGYAAMPAELAGQISKLQTNSNSCTSAFTQIAGVEALTGPQDESIKMMAEFKARRDMFVEGLNSLPGFTCLKPKGAFYVFPNITGTGKKSKELEEYLLDEAGVAGLSGTSFGKHGEGYLRFSYANSQENLAKALEMIKAVL; this is encoded by the coding sequence ATGCTGGCCGAAAGAATGAATAGACTTGGTACAGAAACTGCGTTCGAGGTACTTGCTCGCGCAAAAAAGATGGAAGCAGAGGGGAAAGACGTTGTTCATCTTGAGATTGGTGAACCTGACTTTGATACTCCTCGGAACATTATTGATGCCGCGATCGGGGCACTGAATAATGGGTTTACCCATTATGGCCCTTCTGCAGGTATGCTTGACGTCAGGCAGGCCTTCGCAGATTTCATCAGCAGAGACAGGAGTGTCAAGATAGGGCCGGAGAATATTGTTGTGACTCCTGGTGCGAAGCCCATCCTTTTCTTCTCTATTCTGGCTCTGGTAGATGCAGGAGACGAAGTGGTTTATCCGAACCCCGGATTCCCTATCTACGAATCCGTGATCAATTTCGTTGGAGCCAAACCGGTCCCGATTCCTCTGAGAGAGGAAAAGGCTTTTTCTTTCGATCTCGATGAGATGAAGCAGCTCGTCAATGACAAGACGAAGCTCATCATCATCAACTCACCCCAGAACCCGACTGGCGGGGTGTTGACGCCGGAAGATATGAAGGGGATAGCCGAACTGGCTCAGAAGCACGATGCATGGATACTCAGCGATGAAGTCTACAGTAAGATGGTCTACGATGGCAAACATGTGAGTATTTACGATTATCCCGAAGTGATGGATCGTACGATCCTCCTGGAGGGACATTCCAAGACATACGCCATGACCGGATGGCGCCTTGGGTATGCGGCCATGCCGGCCGAGCTTGCAGGCCAGATATCCAAGCTTCAGACTAACAGCAATTCATGCACATCCGCCTTCACCCAGATTGCAGGTGTAGAGGCTCTGACCGGACCCCAGGATGAATCGATAAAGATGATGGCCGAATTCAAGGCAAGGAGAGATATGTTCGTCGAGGGACTGAATTCCCTTCCTGGGTTCACATGTCTGAAGCCGAAAGGCGCATTCTATGTCTTCCCCAATATCACCGGGACAGGAAAAAAATCGAAGGAGCTTGAAGAGTACCTTCTCGATGAGGCGGGAGTCGCTGGATTGAGTGGTACGAGCTTCGGAAAGCATGGAGAGGGTTACTTGAGATTTTCATATGCCAACTCGCAGGAGAACCTTGCGAAAGCACTTGAGATGATCAAGGCAGTCCTTTAA